The following are from one region of the Vulpes vulpes isolate BD-2025 chromosome 14, VulVul3, whole genome shotgun sequence genome:
- the FASTKD5 gene encoding FAST kinase domain-containing protein 5, mitochondrial, giving the protein MALAICRRFPGSFCGTPPRPALIKHHINKKLPGQTCEDCVLTGRMIRTDARMAATLKLLKPLGYQAFCNPFAYSATQSVTYWNVGSCTWQTEQDPPEHSSLCHPAKKVENINSTSSSQRLLTTSSALPGSESSRAPASQASTLKSGSPRAAGVVEEDIEIFDSFEDPRGFLQLRPEYQLHSYNRSETCQPLSVSEGELILHKVTVYQGNLQPQVIAEYFCKLSSLPAEQHHVVLSSTSFALLCQLSVKNIQLFDVPDLINILKAFVNLGIPPSHSMLGVYETRFCNKVWEMSVDQLLLVADLWRYLGRRVPRFLKIFFSYLNLHWKDLSLSQLIHLIYIIGESRQVPQDLMQKLESLVLKYIDLINLEEIGTICLGFFKSSSSLSEYVMRKIGDLACADMQHLSNYALVNILKMFRFTHVDHVNFMKHFGQIAPQRIPFLGVQGVMHLTLACSALRVLDEGLMNAVAASLPTRVAYCRSKDIAKILWSFGTLNYKPPNTEEFYSALINEIHRKMPEFKRYPEHLLTCLLGLAFSEYFPFELINFALSPEFVKLAQARSKFELTKELYTLDGIVGTECLDYRGNRLSAHLQQEGSEMLWNLARKDMCSKPEFLEALFLLETMLGGSQYIKHHMILPHTRSSDLEVQLDVNMKPLPFNIEAIPVEEEATLKLKHVGISLTDDLMNQLLQGKSRKHTQGETESETEPQARELEKIAIHLGSSPCSVADRLGADRLACMQAPQVKLAIQLTNKNQYCYASRDLLGLHNMKRRQLNQLGYRVVELFHWEWLPLLKRTRLEKLMFLHEKVFTSTL; this is encoded by the coding sequence ATGGCTCTTGCGATATGCCGAAGATTTCCAGGCAGTTTCTGTGGAACTCCTCCCCGTCCAGCTCTAATCAAGCACCATATAAACAAGAAATTGCCTGGACAGACCTGTGAGGACTGTGTTCTGACTGGCAGAATGATCCGTACTGACGCCAGAATGGCAGCCACCCTCAAGTTGTTAAAACCTTTAGGATATCAAGCGTTTTGCAACCCTTTTGCCTACAGTGCTACCCAAAGTGTGACATACTGGAATGTGGGAAGCTGCACATGGCAGACGGAACAGGACCCTCCAGAACACAGCAGCCTCTGCCATCCTGCCAAAAAAGTTGAGAACATTAATAGCACTTCCTCTTCTCAGAGACTTCTGACAACCAGCAGTGCCCTCCCAGGTTCGGAATCCAGCAGGGCTCCTGCCTCTCAGGCCAGCACGTTAAAGTCGGGCTCACCCAGGGCTGCAGGAGTTGTTGAAGAGGATATAGAAATTTTTGATTCCTTTGAAGACCCCCGAGGTTTCCTACAGCTAAGGCCAGAGTACCAGCTTCACAGCTATAACAGATCTGAGACTTGTCAGCCCCTTTCTGTTTCAGAAGGTGAATTAATTTTGCACAAAGTCACAGTTTATCAAGGTAATCTCCAGCCTCAAGTCATTGCTGAGTATTTCTGTAAGCTGAGCTCTCTGCCTGCAGAGCAGCATCATGTTGTGCTGTCCAGTACCAGCTTTGCTTTGCTCTGCCAGCTAAGTGTGAAAAATATACAACTCTTTGATGTCCCAGATCTGATCAATATTTTGAAAGCCTTTGTCAACCTAGGAATCCCTCCGTCCCATTCAATGCTAGGTGTGTATGAAACCAGATTTTGCAATAAGGTGTGGGAGATGAGTGTGGATCAACTTCTCTTGGTGGCTGACCTCTGGCGTTACTTGGGCCGCAGAGTACCtcggtttttaaaaatcttctttagtTATCTTAATTTACACTGGAAAGATCTATCCTTGTCCCAGCTGATTCACTTAATTTATATTATAGGTGAGAGTCGTCAGGTACCCCAAGACCTCATGCAAAAATTGGAATCGTTGGTTCTCAAATACATAGATTTGATCAATTTAGAGGAGATTGGTACaatctgtttgggattctttaAATCAAGTAGTAGTCTCTCTGAATATGTCATGCGGAAAATTGGAGACTTGGCTTGTGCTGACATGCAGCATCTGAGTAATTATGCCTTAgtgaatattctaaaaatgttCCGTTTCACGCACGTGGATCACGTAAATTTCATGAAGCATTTTGGCCAGATTGCTCCTCAACGAATTCCTTTTCTTGGAGTTCAGGGTGtcatgcatctgactcttgcttgcTCGGCCCTACGTGTCCTGGATGAAGGGCTAATGAATGCTGTGGCTGCTTCTTTGCCTACGAGGGTGGCATACTGTCGAAGTAAAGATATAGCCAAGATCCTGTGGTCATTTGGAACTCTGAATTATAAGCCACCCAATACAGAAGAGTTTTATTCTGCCCTGATAAATGAGATTCACAGAAAGATGCCTGAGTTCAAGCGATACCCAGAGCACCTGCTCACCTGCCTGTTAGGCCTGGCATTTTCTGAGTACTTTCCATTTGAGCTCATCAACTTCGCTTTGAGTCCAGAGTTCGTCAAGTTAGCTCAGGCGAGAAGTAAGTTTGAACTCACTAAGGAGCTGTATACTCTTGATGGTATAGTTGGCACTGAGTGTCTAGATTACAGAGGCAATCGTCTTAGTGCTCATCTTCAGCAAGAAGGGTCAGAAATGCTGTGGAATTTAGCAAGGAAGGATATGTGCTCAAAGCCTGAATTCCTAGAAGCTCTCTTTTTACTTGAGACCATGTTGGGTGGGTCTCAGTACatcaaacaccatatgattttgcCTCATACCCGATCTTCTGATTTAGAGGTCCAGCTTGATGTTAACATGAAGCCATTGCCATTTAACATAGAAGCCATACCAGTTGAAGAAGAAGCCACATTAAAGCTTAAGCATGTGGGAATCAGCCTTACAGATGATTTGATGAATCAGCTACTCCaaggaaaatcaagaaaacataCCCAGGGAGAAACTGAGTCAGAAACTGAGCCACAGGCAAGAGAATTAGAGAAGATAGCCATACATTTGGGGAGCTCCCCTTGCAGTGTGGCAGACAGATTAGGGGCAGACAGATTAGCCTGCATGCAGGCCCCACAGGTGAAGCTGGCCATTCAGTtgacaaacaaaaaccagtatTGCTATGCTTCCAGAGATCTGCTTGGACTGCACAATATGAAGAGGCGGCAATTGAATCAGCTTGGGTACCGTGTGGTAGAGTTATTCCACTGGGAGTGGCTCCCACTACTGAAACGAACTCGCTTAGAAAAGCTGATGTTCCTCCATGAGAAGGTGTTCACCTCTACTCTCTGA